The Anaerolineae bacterium genome contains the following window.
AATGCCCACGTCAATGATGCGCTGCATGAGCCGGGGCTGCATCAGGTCCATGGCCACTTCCACCACCATCAACAGCGGCGCGATAATAGTTGCTTTCCAATAGGGTCGTAGAAATCCGGCCAGTTTTTGTAAAGAATTCATCTAACTTCCTTATGATTTTTCTTGATTCACTTGCCGTAAATTGTCACGAACCCGCTCAAAGAATTGCCGCAGCATGCCCAACTCCTCTTCATTAAGCCCGGCAAAGGTTTCGGCTTCCAGGGTCCGCCAGATGCGCTGCACATCGGCCTGGATATCCCGGCCCGCTTCAGTCAAATAAACCCGCGAGAGCCGTTCGTCGCCGGGGTCGGGCCGGCGGGCCACAAAGCCGGCGCGCTCCATGCGCTGGATCATTTTGGTGATGGTGGCCGGTTGCACGTTTAATTGCGCGGCCAACTCGGAATGGGTGCGCCCCTCCTGTTCCCACAACATCCGCAACACCGGTGGCTGGCCCCGATACAGGCCAATTTCTTCCAGCAAAATATGAGCGCGGGCAAAATGGAGTTTGCAGACCTGGGCCAACAAAAAGTCAATGGACTCTGATTTTGTTGCTGAAGACATTAATTCCTCCAACTATTATTAGCCAGCAAATATTTAGCCGACTAATATTATGCCAGCTTATTATATTCTGGATGGTGTGGATGTCAAATTTGTAACCAAAAATCAAAAAAGAGGATAAATTCTTTAAGAGGGTGTTTTAAAGGGGTAAGCATGCGGCAACCTCAGTTCGGAAAGCGGTCCGGTAGACTTTGAATCTGCCAATACCTAACTTGATACACTGGCGTACTGCCGCAGCCCCACGCG
Protein-coding sequences here:
- a CDS encoding MarR family transcriptional regulator, giving the protein MSSATKSESIDFLLAQVCKLHFARAHILLEEIGLYRGQPPVLRMLWEQEGRTHSELAAQLNVQPATITKMIQRMERAGFVARRPDPGDERLSRVYLTEAGRDIQADVQRIWRTLEAETFAGLNEEELGMLRQFFERVRDNLRQVNQEKS